In Alteromonas sp. RKMC-009, the genomic stretch GGTTGGGTCTGAATCCTTCGGCATAGCTGGTATACAGGCTGACCTTTTCGTTTACAGCATAAGTCAGGCCGAGACGGGGCGTGACCACTGTTTGATCCTGGCTCTGACCGGCACCTGCCAGATGGTCATAAATTTCCTGCTCAAATTTGTCTACACGGAAACCCAGCAGAAGTTTAGTGGCTTCATTCAACTCGATGAGATCCTGCGCATAAAAACCCAGACCCTGTTGCTTTTCTGCAGTAAGGGTAACAGGCGATACATCAGGACGGGCTATGGTGTAATCAGGATTGGCCGGATCGATACTGTAAGTGGTGTCACCGGCACCCCAGGCTGTACGCCAGCGACGATAGTCTGTATCGATATGATAATTATAGTAATCAAGACCAATCAGCAGGTTATTGGTTAAACCGGCAACCTCTGCTTCGCCGCTCAATTCTGCACGTAAGGATAAATCCTGCGCTTCATAATCACGGGTTCTTCGCTGGCGCGACAGAATATCCGGATCAGTCAGTAATAACTGACGACCAGCCGACAATTCTGTATCTGAAGATTGTCCTTTCATGGATGAATCGCGGTACGCCATACCTGTAAGCAGGTGCCAGCTGTGAGTCAGTTCGTGGTTCAGCACCAGTTGATGACCGAAGGTTTTCACTTCATGTGCACCGTCCCGGATATCACCGTAAAAGTCTTCAGGGTTCACCGCATCAAAATCGTTGTCCAGCACATAGACACCACGGTCCAGCGGTTTCTCCTGATCAAGGATTTCCATCTGATAACTCAAACTGGTTACGTCGGACAGGTTCCAGATAAACGAAGGATTGATATTGAGGTTTTTAAAGAAAACGGTATCCCTGTATGTGTCAGAGTCTTCATATGAACCATTGAGCCGGTAAGCCATGTCTTCATTCAGACCATTCGTGTAATCGAATTCAACCTCTTTCTTACTGTAATTACCCAGTGTGCCCTGAACGTAGCCCTGTTCATCAAACTGTGGCTTTTTAGTAACGATATTGATGGTACCGCCGGGTTCTCCCTGACCATACAAGGCCGAGCCGGGGCCCTTCATCACTTCAACTGACTGAATATTTACGGTGCCGCGGTTCCCGCTGTAACCGCGAACATTGAAGCCGTTAATGAGATAGCCGGTGGCGTTGTTTTCATCGCCTGAGAAACCACGAATAGCAAAGCTGTCGAACATGCCTCCGGAGTTATTCTGTCTGACTACAGCAGGAGAAAAGTCCAGCGCATCGATAAACCGGGTAATGCCTTCATTGGCTAACTGATCTGCACTGATACGATCAACTGCCTGAGGCGTTTGAATTAACGGAACATTGCCACGGTAAGGCTGGAAGTGTCGCTTCACTTCAATGTGTTCCACGTCATCCTTCTTTTCCTGCGCGGCAATAACACTCTCTTGTGCTGCTGCGCTGGTGGATAGTGCGAGTAATGAATATAAAAACTGCTTTTTCATAAAATCTTCTGTGCCGGGAATTTACCGGCACAAAATGTTATAACATCACAAAAGCTACCGCAAACAGATTTTTAAAAAACTTTCATGACACACGGAATACGTTTCAGGAATCGATTTTAATGACTTACAGTCCTTTTCCGGCTTAATTTCCAAACATATCAATGGAACCGGTCGCTTTTGTTTCCTCGTTAACACGCATGGCGAGTTCCGCCTCACGGTCATGAATAGTGTTGTTGTTCATGTCGTAAATGCGCTTCATCAGCACCGAACCGGTAGATGGCGTGAAGTAAATTTTGCGGGCGTAATTAGCCATCAAATCGCTGGCCAGGATGGGAATATTCTCGGTTCTTAAGAAGTCGATGGCAAATTCAGAATTGGTTGCGCCGATATCATTTTGCACATAACCGGGCAACACTCTGGCACCGCCGAATACCTTAGCAACCAGACGTTTCTTTTCTCCGCCCAGATGCAGGCAATCATTTAACAGCACTTCCATGGCATGCACACCGTAGCGGTTTGCTTCAAAAGACATTTTGTCGATTTGCTTATTATTTGGCAGCATGAAATGGTTCATGCCGCCAACTTCAGTGATGGGATCATACAAGCAGACTGCCACGCAGGAGCCGAGTACCGTCACAATGAGTTTGTCTTCCGCAGTGACATAGTATTGGCCGGGTAAAATTTTTACCGCATCACGGCCAAAACGACTGTCGTAATAGGTGGGAGGCTGACTAAAATCATGGGCGGTCACGTTATGTGTAACTACCTGACTGGCGCGTAAATTGTTTTACCGACCGGTCTGAGAATATCCGACGCATCAGCAAAATGCTCAGAGTGTCCGGCGATGTACAAGCTGTCATGCTTGAGATGCCCAACCAGCCTGTTCAGGATCTGATATTGAGTTGGTTTATCAAAATAAATCATTACGTTACGGCAAAAAATGACGTCCATTTTCTCTTTGAAGCCATAATCTTTATGTAACAGATTGATTTGCCTGAATTCCACCATCTCCCGCACTTCATCGACCACCCGCACCATGCCGGATTTCGAGCCTTTGCCACGGTAGAAAAACTGCTTTTGTCTTTCCGGTGACATTTTCTCGATGGACGACGCTTTGTATACACCATTTTTTGCGGTTGCCAGCACCTTGCTGTCAATGTCCGATGCGTAGATTTTGATACCCGGCCGGAATGAGCCAAAGGTTTCAGCAACAGTCATAGCAATAGAGTAAGGTTCTTCTCCTGTACTGCTCGCCGCGCACCAAATCGCGGTCACATTGGAATGATTACGAAGGTACTTTTCCAACGCGGTGAAATGATGAGGCTCACGGAAAAATGACGTTAAGTTAGTAGTCAGCGCATTAACAAATTCCTGTTGCTCAATGTCACTGCGCTCTACCACTTTTAAATAGTCACTAAAGGTTTTCAGCCCCAGCGCCCTGAGGCGCCGGGATAACCGGCTGTACACCATGGTAACTTTAGAGTCTGCCAGACGAATGCCTGCAATTTTAAACACAGTGGCGCGCACCCGTTCGAAGTCGTCCTGACTATAAGCATATTCTCTGTCGACTTGTTCAGCGGTTGCGGCGGTCATTTAGAATGTCTCCCACTCACTCTCGCTTGGCGAGCCTGGCTTCAGAGCTTTAGGCGCACTCACGGCTGTCATACGTGCGGCCGGCTTTGCAGAGCCGTTCATTCTTTTAGCTGGCGGTGGCGCAAGCAAACTGCCGCCATCCAGTTTGAACATCGCAACCCGTTCTGTCAGGCCAATGGCTTGTTGTTGCAAGCTGTCAGCCGCAGCAGCAGCCTCTTCAACCAGTGCCGCGTTTTGTTGCGTCATTTCGTCCATGCTGTTCACGGCTTTGCCCACTTCTTCGATGCTGGTAGCCTGCTCAGAAGACGCTGCAGAGATTTCAGACATGATGTCGTTCACGCGTTGAATCGCATTAACCACTTCAGCCATGGTATCGCCGGATTTGTTAACCAACTGGTTACCGCCGTTGATTTTGCCCACAGAGTCAGAAATTAACTCTTTAATTTCCTTCGCGGCTTCCGCTGAACGTTGTGCCAGCGTACGCACTTCCGATGCTACCACGGCAAAGCCGCGGCCCTGCTCACCGGCTCTGGCTGCCTCTACAGCCGCATTCAGTGCAAGGATGTTAGTCTGGAAGGCAATACCGTCAATGACGCCGATGATGTCTGAGATTTCCTGAGCTGATGCATTGATATCGCCCATGGTATTTACCACCTGACGAATAAGATCCCCGCCTTCATTAGCAACTTTTGAAGCCTGAGAAGCCAGCATGTTTGCCTGCTCTGCGTTCTCGGCATTCAGACGCACGGTACCTGTCAGTTCTTCCATCGCGGAGGCCGTTTCTTCCAAGCTGGACGCCTGCTGCTCAGTCCGGCTGGATAAGTCAGCGTTACCTGTGGCAATTTCCGACGAAGCCGTATTAATGGTGTCTACCGCTTCGTTAATCGAACGGATAGTCCCTGAGATTTCTTCGGCAAACGAGTTGATGGCGTTGGCCAGCACCTGGAATTCACCCTGAAAGTCATCATCGACCCGCTGTGTTAAGTCACCGGCTGACATTGAAGACATAACATCGCTGATAGTACCGATGATGCGTTTATTATCCTGAACGAACCGGTTAATTGAGTTACCCAGTTCAGCGAAGTCACCATCAAGTTGTAACGGGTCGGTATCCAGATCGCCCACCACCAAACGTTGCATAGTGGCACGGATAGCCTGAACTGCCTTAACCCGCGCGGTAATATCTACAGCGTATTTAACCACGCGGTAGGGTTTACCATTCTGGTCGAAAATCGGGTTGTAGGAAGCCTGGATCCACACATCGTCACCGGCTTTATTGATGCGTTTAAACTCATCGGCGAAGTAGATACCTTTACCCAGTTGCTCCCAAAAAGACCGGTATTCCGGGCTTTTCTTATATTCCGCATCCACAAACATGCTGTGATGTTTGCCCTGAATTTCTTCCAGAGAATAGCCCATGGCACCAAGGAAGTTCTCATTGGCGTTGATAATTGTACCGTCCAGGTTAAATTCGATAACCGCCTGAGCACGGTTCAATGCCTCAATCTGACCTCCGTAATAAGCATTTTTGATTTTCTCGTCAGTGATGTCTGTTGCAAATTTAACAACCCGGATCACTTTACCGTTTTCATCGTATACCGGGTTGTAAGATGCATTGATCCAAATCTCACTGCCGTCTTTGCGAATCCGGCAGAACTCACCTGAGGACACCTGACCACGGGCCAGATTGCGCCAAAAGTCTTTATATTCCTGGCTTGACGTATAATCGCTTTTGCAAAAGATACGGTGGTGTTGACCCTGAATTTCTTCCAGGTCATAACCCACTGCACCGCAAAAATTTTCATTAGCGGTAATAATCGTGCCGTCCGGATAGAACTGAATAACCGCCTGAACGCGATTCAGTGCGTCAGTAATAGCATTGGTTAAAATGGCATCCTGATTATCAATCAGTTCAACGCTGTAGGCGGTTGTCTCGCCACGCACGTTTTTCAGCCCGGCCACCGTGACCTTAATATTCCGGTCCTTCAGTTCCAGTAATACTTCGCCACCGCCCGGCGACTGGGCCGCGGCCTGCTGAAGACTGCTGGCCTGTAAGCCCAGGGCACTGATATTACTGCCAATAAGGGTCATGACTGAAAAGCCGCCATTGCGGGCTTTAATACTACTTTCCAGTTGCCCCAGCAGCGCTTTTGCCGCTTTGTTTGCGACCACTATGTTGCACTGGCCATCCAGAATCAGCAGACATGCAGACGATGCTTCAAGGGCCTGGATGCTTTCCAGCGATCCTACTACGGCATTGTCCTCACCACTTAACCATTTAAAAACACCCATCGATTACTCTCCTACACTCGCCTGACCGACTTCCACCAGCCCAAGTTCATTGCTGTTAATTAAACTTTCAATATTGACAAGAATGACCATGGTTTCGTCCACATCCGCCAAGCCATGTAAATACCGACTATCAAACGCCACGCCAAACTCCGGAGGTGGCAACATTTCTTCTTCAGTTAAACGGATAACATCAGATACACCGTCAACCACAATACCCACTATGCGCTCATCCACATTCAACATAATGACAATGGTGAATTCGTTGTAAGTGGCTTCGCCCACATTGAACTTAATGCGCAGGTCAACCACAGGCACAATATCGCCCCGCAGGTTCATGACCCCTTTTATAAAGTCAGGAGCATTGGCGATTTTCGTTACCTGCTCGTAACCTCTGATTTCCTTCACGGTGGTGATGTCCAGCGCGTAGTGCTCCTCACCTAAAACAAAACTGAGAAATTCACGATCATCTCCGGCCATCACCGACTGTTGTACGGCGGCTTCGCTCATACACATAACTCCTCTTCTGCGGGCAGTTGACAGTGTTCTGCCACGGCGTCTGCATCCAGTATCATAGCCACGGTGCCATCACCCATAATTGTTGCTCCTGCCAGACCGGGGATTTTCCGGTAATGGCGCTCCAGACTCTTAATCACCACCTGCTGCTGACCTAAAATGGAGTCAACCTGAATGCCGTAGCGTTTTTTGCTACTTTCCACCAGTACAACGATGCCTTGAGTAGCCGACGTGACGGCATCATCGATATCCATCATTTGGTGCAGTGCCACCATCGGCCAGTACTGTTCTCTGATCCACAGCAGTTTTTCATTCCGGATATTTTTCAGTTCGTTAGGTTTTGGTTGGAATGACTCAATTATATTTAGTAGAGGAATCACAAAAATGCGACTTCCAACTTTCACACACATGCCATCAAGAATGGCTAAAGTGAGAGGCAACTGGATGTAAAACCCTGATCCTTCTCCAGTTTTTGAAACTATCTCAATTCTTCCGCCAATCGACTCAATATTTCGTCTGACCACGTCCATGCCAACTCCCCTGCCACTGACGTCAGTCACTTCCGCAGCAGTGGAAAAGCCGGGTTCGAAAATCAGATTCCACACATCACTGTCTGGCATGTCGTCACTGAAAGACAGACCATTTTGTCGTGCTTTATCCAGAATGCGCTCACGGTTAAGACCGGCACCGTCATCTGTAATACCGATGACGATATTGCCGCCTTTTTGCTCCGCACTCAGTGTCACCGTACCCGCCTCTGGTTTACCGGCAGCCTTGCGGACTTCAGGGGATTCCACACCGTGATCAATACTGTTGCGCACCAGGTGGGTAAGTGGATCCACCAGCTTTTCAATCAAACTCTTGTCAATTTCGGTGTGCTCACCTTCCATCACCAGATTGACCTGCTTACCTAACTTTTTAGACAAGTCACGGACAACCCGGGGGAAACGGCTGAAGGTCATATTTACAGGCAACATCCGCATGGACATCACCGATTCCTGAATTTCCCGTGTATTGCGTTGCAACTCGGTGATTGCATGTTGCAACCGGTCGCTTGCCTGTCCGTCTACTTCACTGCCCACCATTGAGAGCATTGACTGGGTGATCACAAGCTCTCCCACCAGATTCACCAACCCGTCGATCTTGGTAGTATCTACGCGGATAGAGGCGTTCTCTTTGGACGGTGAGGCTTTCGCCGGTACTTTTGGTTTTACGGTAACGGCCGCAGGAGCAGGCTCAGGCTGTCCGGCCGCTTTGGCATCTGCCGCAACGTCTGTGGTGTTAGCAGAAGAGGTTTCATCTGCGCTTTCTGCGACAACAGGTAATGCTTCTTCATCATCAAAAAAGCCGAAATCGAACCCTTCACCGTTATCACCGGATTCAGAGGATGCCGCCGGCTGGCTGGCCTGACTGCTATTTTCTCCCTGACTCCCGCTCCCAAGGACGGTTTCCAGTT encodes the following:
- a CDS encoding chemotaxis protein CheW, whose amino-acid sequence is MSEAAVQQSVMAGDDREFLSFVLGEEHYALDITTVKEIRGYEQVTKIANAPDFIKGVMNLRGDIVPVVDLRIKFNVGEATYNEFTIVIMLNVDERIVGIVVDGVSDVIRLTEEEMLPPPEFGVAFDSRYLHGLADVDETMVILVNIESLINSNELGLVEVGQASVGE
- the cheD gene encoding chemoreceptor glutamine deamidase CheD; translation: MTAHDFSQPPTYYDSRFGRDAVKILPGQYYVTAEDKLIVTVLGSCVAVCLYDPITEVGGMNHFMLPNNKQIDKMSFEANRYGVHAMEVLLNDCLHLGGEKKRLVAKVFGGARVLPGYVQNDIGATNSEFAIDFLRTENIPILASDLMANYARKIYFTPSTGSVLMKRIYDMNNNTIHDREAELAMRVNEETKATGSIDMFGN
- a CDS encoding chemotaxis protein CheA is translated as MSIDVGQFHTVFFDESDEHLQEMERILLEIDVSAPDDEELNSIFRAAHSIKGGSGIFGFDALTRLTHVMENLLDQARKHLMPLTTESVDLLLSSTDVLKETLEAYKAGTDTPDDNISARIAELETVLGSGSQGENSSQASQPAASSESGDNGEGFDFGFFDDEEALPVVAESADETSSANTTDVAADAKAAGQPEPAPAAVTVKPKVPAKASPSKENASIRVDTTKIDGLVNLVGELVITQSMLSMVGSEVDGQASDRLQHAITELQRNTREIQESVMSMRMLPVNMTFSRFPRVVRDLSKKLGKQVNLVMEGEHTEIDKSLIEKLVDPLTHLVRNSIDHGVESPEVRKAAGKPEAGTVTLSAEQKGGNIVIGITDDGAGLNRERILDKARQNGLSFSDDMPDSDVWNLIFEPGFSTAAEVTDVSGRGVGMDVVRRNIESIGGRIEIVSKTGEGSGFYIQLPLTLAILDGMCVKVGSRIFVIPLLNIIESFQPKPNELKNIRNEKLLWIREQYWPMVALHQMMDIDDAVTSATQGIVVLVESSKKRYGIQVDSILGQQQVVIKSLERHYRKIPGLAGATIMGDGTVAMILDADAVAEHCQLPAEEELCV
- a CDS encoding methyl-accepting chemotaxis protein; amino-acid sequence: MGVFKWLSGEDNAVVGSLESIQALEASSACLLILDGQCNIVVANKAAKALLGQLESSIKARNGGFSVMTLIGSNISALGLQASSLQQAAAQSPGGGEVLLELKDRNIKVTVAGLKNVRGETTAYSVELIDNQDAILTNAITDALNRVQAVIQFYPDGTIITANENFCGAVGYDLEEIQGQHHRIFCKSDYTSSQEYKDFWRNLARGQVSSGEFCRIRKDGSEIWINASYNPVYDENGKVIRVVKFATDITDEKIKNAYYGGQIEALNRAQAVIEFNLDGTIINANENFLGAMGYSLEEIQGKHHSMFVDAEYKKSPEYRSFWEQLGKGIYFADEFKRINKAGDDVWIQASYNPIFDQNGKPYRVVKYAVDITARVKAVQAIRATMQRLVVGDLDTDPLQLDGDFAELGNSINRFVQDNKRIIGTISDVMSSMSAGDLTQRVDDDFQGEFQVLANAINSFAEEISGTIRSINEAVDTINTASSEIATGNADLSSRTEQQASSLEETASAMEELTGTVRLNAENAEQANMLASQASKVANEGGDLIRQVVNTMGDINASAQEISDIIGVIDGIAFQTNILALNAAVEAARAGEQGRGFAVVASEVRTLAQRSAEAAKEIKELISDSVGKINGGNQLVNKSGDTMAEVVNAIQRVNDIMSEISAASSEQATSIEEVGKAVNSMDEMTQQNAALVEEAAAAADSLQQQAIGLTERVAMFKLDGGSLLAPPPAKRMNGSAKPAARMTAVSAPKALKPGSPSESEWETF
- a CDS encoding CheR family methyltransferase, which gives rise to MTAATAEQVDREYAYSQDDFERVRATVFKIAGIRLADSKVTMVYSRLSRRLRALGLKTFSDYLKVVERSDIEQQEFVNALTTNLTSFFREPHHFTALEKYLRNHSNVTAIWCAASSTGEEPYSIAMTVAETFGSFRPGIKIYASDIDSKVLATAKNGVYKASSIEKMSPERQKQFFYRGKGSKSGMVRVVDEVREMVEFRQINLLHKDYGFKEKMDVIFCRNVMIYFDKPTQYQILNRLVGHLKHDSLYIAGHSEHFADASDILRPVGKTIYAPVR
- a CDS encoding TonB-dependent siderophore receptor → MKKQFLYSLLALSTSAAAQESVIAAQEKKDDVEHIEVKRHFQPYRGNVPLIQTPQAVDRISADQLANEGITRFIDALDFSPAVVRQNNSGGMFDSFAIRGFSGDENNATGYLINGFNVRGYSGNRGTVNIQSVEVMKGPGSALYGQGEPGGTINIVTKKPQFDEQGYVQGTLGNYSKKEVEFDYTNGLNEDMAYRLNGSYEDSDTYRDTVFFKNLNINPSFIWNLSDVTSLSYQMEILDQEKPLDRGVYVLDNDFDAVNPEDFYGDIRDGAHEVKTFGHQLVLNHELTHSWHLLTGMAYRDSSMKGQSSDTELSAGRQLLLTDPDILSRQRRTRDYEAQDLSLRAELSGEAEVAGLTNNLLIGLDYYNYHIDTDYRRWRTAWGAGDTTYSIDPANPDYTIARPDVSPVTLTAEKQQGLGFYAQDLIELNEATKLLLGFRVDKFEQEIYDHLAGAGQSQDQTVVTPRLGLTYAVNEKVSLYTSYAEGFRPNPGLDSDRNAFDPEETTSFEVGAKWENLAERFSGSIAIFDAEKTNMLTAEPNTGLSATLGTVESQGIEFQLTTDLTANTRLDFSYAYTDAQTANEVNNLDWGVTIPKGSRLINVAKHAGYISLNHYTKLMEKEAFFGATVRYVGDRLGETTDAGFILPSYTLVNLSASLALNEKLSVKFDVNNLFDEVYFENSYHKLWVMPGSPVNYTASVKYQF